The Strix aluco isolate bStrAlu1 chromosome 1, bStrAlu1.hap1, whole genome shotgun sequence genome has a window encoding:
- the CCDC127 gene encoding coiled-coil domain-containing protein 127 isoform X2, protein MNNLNDPPNWNILPNQREPGDEGSRWNYALLVPMLGLAAFRWIWTRECQKEIEREKKEYYKKHSTLQKDLEAKYRDVITENRRTVAHLELELEKERNRTLSYRQALVSQSRKLVEERKILEQKQEKLEREKQVLLHSGAAGNLYQSCLAKEEEWQKRASILLKEFEEGLQERQDIYCSLVVPRSQRLEIEKNLLVKAATDPVAMALQMESGLKDIFKHDNYCGNLLNRNKSQNGRLMWLYLRYWELAIELQKFKRAEKAMLGK, encoded by the exons ATGAATAATTTAAATGACCCTCCCAACTGGAACATCCTGCCAAACCAACGAGAGCCCGGGGATGAAGGCAGCAGATGGAACTACGCCTTGCTGGTCCCCATGCTGGGCTTGGCCGCCTTCC GTTGGATCTGGACCAGAGAAtgtcaaaaagaaatagaaagagaaaagaaagaatattataAAAAACATTCAACATTACAAAAAGACCTGGAAGCCAAATACCGGGATGTAATCACAGAAAATCGTCGCACAGTTGCTCATTTGGAGTTGGAGCTGGAAAAGGAACGGAACAGAACCCTGAGTTACCGTCAGGCCCTCGTGTCCCAGAGTCGCAAACtagtagaagaaagaaagatcCTAGAACAGAAACAGGAGAAGTTAGAGCGAGAAAAACAAGTCCTTTTGCACTCAGGAGCAGCAGGTAACTTGTACCAGAGTTGTCTGGCAAAGGAAGAAGAGTGGCAAAAGAGAGCCAGTATTTTACTAAAAGAATTTGAAGAGGGACTTCAAGAAAGGCAGGACATCTACTGCAGTCTTGTGGTACCCAGAAGCCAGAGACTCGAAATAGAGAAGAATCTGCTAGTTAAAGCAGCAACTGATCCTGTTGCTATGGCTCTACAAATGGAAAGTGGcttaaaagatattttcaaacaTGATAACTACTGTGGCAATCTGCTGAACAGGAACAAAAGTCAAAATGGAAGACTTATGTGGCTGTATCTGAGATATTGGGAACTAGCTATTGAACTACAGAAGTTCAAGAGGGCAGAAAAGGCCATGTTAGGAAAATGA
- the CCDC127 gene encoding coiled-coil domain-containing protein 127 isoform X1, with amino-acid sequence MGRPGRGRGRQVTATRLRRGPVLPGWCLMNNLNDPPNWNILPNQREPGDEGSRWNYALLVPMLGLAAFRWIWTRECQKEIEREKKEYYKKHSTLQKDLEAKYRDVITENRRTVAHLELELEKERNRTLSYRQALVSQSRKLVEERKILEQKQEKLEREKQVLLHSGAAGNLYQSCLAKEEEWQKRASILLKEFEEGLQERQDIYCSLVVPRSQRLEIEKNLLVKAATDPVAMALQMESGLKDIFKHDNYCGNLLNRNKSQNGRLMWLYLRYWELAIELQKFKRAEKAMLGK; translated from the exons ATGGGCCGGcccgggagggggcggggccgacAGGTGACAGCGACAAGGCTCCGCCGCGGCCCGGTGCTCCCGGGCTG GTGCCTCATGAATAATTTAAATGACCCTCCCAACTGGAACATCCTGCCAAACCAACGAGAGCCCGGGGATGAAGGCAGCAGATGGAACTACGCCTTGCTGGTCCCCATGCTGGGCTTGGCCGCCTTCC GTTGGATCTGGACCAGAGAAtgtcaaaaagaaatagaaagagaaaagaaagaatattataAAAAACATTCAACATTACAAAAAGACCTGGAAGCCAAATACCGGGATGTAATCACAGAAAATCGTCGCACAGTTGCTCATTTGGAGTTGGAGCTGGAAAAGGAACGGAACAGAACCCTGAGTTACCGTCAGGCCCTCGTGTCCCAGAGTCGCAAACtagtagaagaaagaaagatcCTAGAACAGAAACAGGAGAAGTTAGAGCGAGAAAAACAAGTCCTTTTGCACTCAGGAGCAGCAGGTAACTTGTACCAGAGTTGTCTGGCAAAGGAAGAAGAGTGGCAAAAGAGAGCCAGTATTTTACTAAAAGAATTTGAAGAGGGACTTCAAGAAAGGCAGGACATCTACTGCAGTCTTGTGGTACCCAGAAGCCAGAGACTCGAAATAGAGAAGAATCTGCTAGTTAAAGCAGCAACTGATCCTGTTGCTATGGCTCTACAAATGGAAAGTGGcttaaaagatattttcaaacaTGATAACTACTGTGGCAATCTGCTGAACAGGAACAAAAGTCAAAATGGAAGACTTATGTGGCTGTATCTGAGATATTGGGAACTAGCTATTGAACTACAGAAGTTCAAGAGGGCAGAAAAGGCCATGTTAGGAAAATGA